DNA from Chloroherpetonaceae bacterium:
CGGGCTCACACATAATAATCATCCCCGAACCGCCCCCGAATGGAGAATCGTCAACCTGTTGATAGTTTCCAATCCCATAATCATGAAGATTATGTGTGACAATTTCAACAAGGGATTTGGATTGCGCAATTCGAACGATACCATTTTGCAAAAACGATTCGAAGTATCGCGGCATTACCGAAATCAGGTCAAGCCTCATAAATCAAGCCTTGTAAAAAATATCTTAGAGCTGAGAAGAAAATCAAAGAAATTCTTCGAACCGCCTTACGATTACTTTTCGGTTTTGCAAATCAACCGAAGCAATAAATTCCTCTAAGGCCGGAATCAAAATGGTTTTTGAACGGTCGGCTTCCAATTGTATTTCGTACGAATCGCACGAAGGATAATTGAAGACATTACTCACAACACCAAGCGGCTCAAGTGCTTCATTAACAACCGTTAGACCAATGAGTTCGTGAATAAACGCTTCATTACGCCGCGGTTTTGCCATTTCACGTTCATCCAAAAAAATTGTGGAACCTAAAAGTGGCTCAGCCTTTTCAAGGCTATCGATACCCTTAAAGGCAAGGAAAACAAAATCATCTTGTATTCTTGCCGAGTCAACTTCAAAGAGAACAGCGTCAGTTTCTGTTTTACCAAGAAATAATCGCTTGCGCGTCTTAAACTTTTCAGGAAAACTTGTTTCAGAAAGAACCTTTACTTCACCTTTTAGCCCTCTTGTTTTTACGATTTTCCCAATCGTTACAAATGGCATTGAGGCGGTCAATTAAAGATTAAGAAGCGGCTTTTTCACTGCTTTCCGCCTTCTTTTTCTTTCGGCGAATGGATTTGCGCGAAGCCTTCTTCTTTAAGCGATTTTCCTGACGAGCGGTCCACTTTGCCATTTCCGCGATAATTTCTTCTTCGCTTTTCCCTTTTCTTTGAAGCGACATTTTATAAAGAAGACCGGTAGAGCGCAAAACACCTTGCGCCGTTACGGTTGGCTGCGCACCAACACCGAGCCAATAAACCACTCGGTCTTCCTTCAGCGTTACTCGCTGAGGACGAAGTTTTGGCTCATAGCGACCCAAAACTTCCAAAAATTTTCCATCTCTACGGGCGCGAATGTCCGTAGCCACGACTTGATAGATCGGGAGTTTTTTTCTACCAATCTTGCGTAATCTAATCTTAACCAATGTTGTGCAATATTTAGTGTTTAAGAGAAACTGTACCTTAGAAGCAAGGCTTCAAAAAACTATTCGCAATTCACAAGCCTATGACCGATTCAAAAGCCTGCCAAGCTGCATGTTATCGGCCGTTAATTTGCGGCCGGATTTTGCCATTTTCGTAATCGACTTCATCATTTTTTTCATTTCAGTGAACTGCTTTAGAAGTGCATTCACATCCTGAACAGAAGTTCCACTTCCCTTGGCAATGCGAATTCGACGACTGCCATTAATAACATCCGGCTTTTTTCGCTCTTCTAAAGTCATAGAATGAATAATTGCCTCTACCTTTTTCATATCTTTTTCATTGATTTGATCGGTTGGAAGCATTTTACTCATTCCCGGAATCATTGAAACGATATTTTGAAGTGAGCCCATTTTTCTAATTTCTTGAATCTGACCGAGGAAATCCTCGAGGTTGAATTCATTTTCAAGAAGTCGTTTTTGCAACTCTTCACTCTTCTTCAGGTCAAGTTTTTCCTGCGCTTTTTCGACGAATGAAACGATATCGCCCATTCCTAAAATGCGCTGCGCCATTCGTTCGGGGTAGAAAATATCAAGGTCTTCTACTTTTTCCCCTTGGCTAATAAATTTAATCGGCTTTTGAACAACGGTTTTAATAGACAGAGCCGCACCGCCACGGGTGTCACCATCCATTTTGGTTAGTACCACACCGTCAAAATCAAGCCGGTCATGAAAGGCTTTGGCTGTTGAAACAGCTTCTTGCCCAATCATTGAATCAACAACAAAAAGAATTTCTTCAGGAGAAAGCAACCGCTTCAATTCTGCGGCTTCACTCATCATTTCTTCATCAATCTGCAAACGGCCGGCGGTATCGAGAATCACAATATCGCGAGCATTTTGTTTTGCAAATTCAATTCCCTTCGTGGCGGCTTTAATGGCATCCTTTTCTTCAATTGAAAAAACAGGGATATCAATTGAAGCGCCTAATGTTTTTAATTGATCAACGGCTGCGGGTCTGTAAACGTCAGCAGCAACAAGGAGAGGATTTCGCCCTTTTTTCTTGAGCTGAAGTGCAAGCTTTGCTGAAAAGGTTGTTTTACCTGACCCTTGAAGCCCTGCAACCATTATGACCGCGGGGATTCTGTTGGTTTGAAGATTTAAATCCGCTTTTTCGCCACCCATTAATAATGTTAATTCGTCGTAAACGATCTTAACTATCATTTGTGAGGGTGAAACACTTTGAATCACCTCATTACCTAATGCGCGCTTCCGAACATCCTCAATAAATTGCTTGACAACATTATAGTTGACGTCGGCGTCTAAGAGCGCACGCTTAATATCGCGGAGCGCATTTCCGATATTGACCTCATTGATTTTCGACTGCCCCGAAACTTTTCGAAGCGCAAGATCAAGTTTATCGCTTAGTGACTCAAACAATGTGATTGAAGATGGATTAATAACCTAAAAACCCTTATTGAATAAGACATTTGCTTATCCTATTCAAAAAAATGCTCCTTTTTTGCTTTCTGAGCGTATTCCCGCTAAAAAAAGTGAGCGGCAAATTTACATGAAATTTTCAAAAGCACAAAAATGATTTTCGGGTTTCTTGATTTCATTTCTTCAAAAGAAAATGTGTTTTTTTGAGGAGTCTTTTTGAAAAAGCATTCTAAACGCATAGACAAAAAAGAGGGTTTTCATTAACACATATTTCAAGGTCTGTAAACTTTTCAAAGAATCTGAAAGAGTAGAATCTCTTTTTATACGAAATGATTAAATTCCCTTCTTGCCCAAAAAGAATATGCCCAAAACGAAACCAAAAAAAAGCGAGGCCGGAGTAAAATACGAGCAAGCCAAACCGGAAAAAAAATCTCGGCGTGAACCAAAAAAAAGTGCGGTTCAAAATGGCCATTTAAACCGTGTAAGTAATTCAATGAAAGCTGTAATGAAAGAAGCTGTAAAACCCGAGTCTAATTGGGATGTAAAAAAGGGTGATATTTTCATCAAAGGTGCCAGAACGCACAATCTGCGGAATGTCGATGCGCTTTTTCCACGCGGAAAGTTAATTGTGGTTACAGGTGTGAGTGGTTCGGGGAAATCAAGCTTAGCGTTTGATACACTTTATGCAGAAGGGCATCGGCGTTATGTAGAGTCAATGTCGTCTTACATTCGTCAGTTTTTAGAGCGTATGCCCAAGCCGGATGTGGATTACATTCAAGGAATCGCTCCGGCGATTGCAATTGAGCAGAAAACAATTTCTAAAAACCCTCGTTCCACGGTTGGTACAATTACTGAAATTTATGATTACTTAAGACTACTCTTCGCAAGAATTGGAAAAACCTATGCCCCTGATACCAATGAAATGGTTCAAAAACATACACCTGATGATGTTCTTCTCCAATTAAAAATTTTTTCGGAAGGGGCAAAATTTTATGTGTGTTTCCCTATTCCACATCATCACGATGAAAAAGATAAAGAACGAACTTTTGAAGAAGAACTTCAAACGCTAAAACAAAAAGGATTTTATAGGCTTGTTTCCAGTATCAAAGCCGGAAATGAACTTTTTGATTTAAGCGACCCTGAATCAGAAAAAAAATTACTCAAGCTTACTAAATCAGAGAAAGGGCAATTGCTGATTGTTGCCGATCGATTGATTTTACGCCACACAGAGGAATTACTTTCACGTGTTTCTGAAGCGGTTGAGTCTGCGTTTCGGGAATCCTACGGCTTTTGTACCATTCGAATTGAAATAAATGGAAGTTACCGAGATCTTTCTTTTAGCGATAAGTTTGAGATTAATGGGGTTGAATATGAAGAACCTTCGCCCCAAATGTTTGCCTTTAATTCTCCGGTTGGGGCTTGCCCGAAATGTCAGGGGTTTGGGCGTGTGGCGGGTATTGACGAAGATGCCGTAATTCCTAATCGTGCACTGGCTTTGCGCGATGGAGCAATTGTGGCGTGGAGTGGTGAAAAACACTCTAAACATTTCTTCGACTTAATTCGAATTGCACCTAAGTACGGAATTGACTTAGGAACGCCATACTCATTGCTGCCCACTGTGGCAAAAAAGATGATTTGGGAGGGAATTCCGAGCGAAAAGTTTATTGGGTTAAATGCCTTTTTCAAATTCATCGAAAAAGAAAGTCTGTACAAAATGCATTACCGCGTCTTCTTGAATCGATTCCGTGGCTATTCGACCTGTCCGGAATGTGGCGGTTCAAGGCTTAAGAAAGACGCGCTTTACGTGAAAATTGGAGGTAAGAATATCGCCGATATTGTTCAAATGACGATTTCGGAGGCAATTGAATTTTTCAAAGCAATCGCGATTTCTCCCTTTGATCGTGAAGTTGCAAAAACACTGCTCAACGAAATCCAAAAACGCTTGCAATATCTTTTGGAAGTTGGGTTAGAATATCTCACGCTCGATCGACCTGCAAATACCCTCTCAGGCGGTGAATCGCAAAGAATTAATCTTGCCACTTCTTTAGGTTCATCGCTCGTTGGATCAATCTATATCCTCGATGAGCCTTCGATTGGTTTACATCAACGCGATTCCGCTCGGTTGATTACGATATTGAAAAAACTACGTGATATTGGAAATACAGTAATTGTTGTTGAGCACGATCGCGAGATTATGGAAGCGGCCGATGTCATTCTTGACTTGGGTCCGAAAGCCGGCAGATTAGGTGGTGAACTTGTTTTTCACGGTACGCATTCACAAATTCTTACCGCTCAGCATACACTCACCGGGAAGTATCTGAGAAATATCAACGAACTGCCTTACCCTGAAAAGCGAAGAAATGTCAAGCTTTCCAATGCCTTGGAAGTAGAAGGAGCTATGGAAAATAACTTGAAAAATATTTCAGTCAAGTTTCCTTTAGGGGTTATGACCTGCGTAACCGGAGTCAGCGGGTCGGGAAAATCGACTCTGGTTGGGGATATTCTTTACCTTGGTCTCTTAAAGCAAAAAGTAGGCACGGCCGAGAAAGTAGGAACTCACAAAGCGCTTAAAGGAGGAGAAAAAGTGAGTAAAGTAGAATTGGTTGATCAATCGCCAATTGGAAGAACAAGCCGAAGCAATCCGGCAACCTATCTTAAAATATTTGATGATATTCGCACCCTTTACGCTCAAACTCAGGTTGCAAAATTAAAAGGCTGGGATGCCGGATATTTTTCATTTAACATTCCGGGTGGCCGCTGCGAAACTTGTGCCGGTGAAGGGTCCGTTCATGTTGAAATGCAGTTTCTTGCCGATCTTGATATCCCTTGTGAAGCGTGTGGAGGAAGGCGATATAAAGAAGAAACACTTTCAGCGGTTTATAAAGAAAAGTCAATAGCGGATGTATTAGAAATGACAATTGCAGAAGCCCTTAGCTTTTTTTCTGAACACAAAAATATCAGCAAAAAACTTCAGATTCTTGTCGATGTCGGGCTTGGTTATTTGCAAATGGGACAGTCGGGAAGCACGCTTTCTGGTGGCGAAGCTCAACGGTTAAAATTAGCCTATCATATCTCAAGTGCAGAATCAAAAGAGGCACTCTTTATCTTTGATGAACCAACAACCGGGCTTCACTTCGACGATATTCAAAAACTCTTAAAATGCTTTAATCGCTTAATTGAGCAGGGTAATACTTTGGTGATTATTGAACATAATCTGGATGTCATTAAACAAGCCGATTGGGTGATTGACCTTGGCCCTGAGGCTGGTGATAAAGGGGGGGAGATTGTGGCTGAAGGAACACCCGAAGATATCGCAAAAGCAAGGCATTCACTTACAGGAGCTTATCTCAACGAATACTTGTCTGTAAAGAAATGAAGCACTTGCATGAAGAAATTGAAATAACACAGCGGCTTTTTGAACTTTGGAAAAAAATGCGCCGGAGAATTTGGGAAACAGGCATACTTCAAGTTCTAATGGCGGCTTTGGTAGTGCTTTTCTGTTTTGGTTTAACCGAGTGGATTTTTGAGTTTGGTCGGATTGGGCGAGGGTTTTTATTGATTCTTGTACTGACTTCTGTTGCGAGTGCATCGATATACTTTTTATTTCGCCCATTAAAGAGATTCCCTTTTAACCGCGAAAGAATGGCCAAACTTATTGGGAATATGATTCCTGAAATAGGCGATAAACTGATAAATGCGTTACAAATCTATCAAGAGTCTCCTGAGAATGCATTTTCAAGGGCGGCACTGATTTCTGCTTATCAATCTGCTTCTCTATTCAACTTCCAAGCCAAGGTTTATGATGATCGATGGTTCCGAAAATTTGGCCCAAGTGTCTTAAGCCTTTCTCTTTTTTCATTATTGCTTTTTCTACCGCCGATTCAACTTTCAGAGCCGTTAAAGCGAATTCTATTTTTTTATGAGCACTTTTCACCGCCTGAGAAATTTCAATTAAAAGCGCTTTCTGGAGATTTGGAAGTATTGGCAGGGAAGGAGGCGGTTCTTCAATTTACGATAGTTTCACTTTTGGAGGGAGTCGACGACTCACCGCCCCACGAAATGAAGATTTTTTTAGTGAATAAAGATGGATTTTCATTCGCGGAGCAGGCGCTTATTGCCGATAGTAGCGGCAAATTTAACTTTAAAATGCGATCCGTTAAGGAAGCGCTTCATTATTACGGCGTAGCAAAACTGAACGAAAAAAAAACAATCACAAGCGACACTCATCGCATTGCTCTTTTACAAATTCCTTCGGTTAATTTCTTTCAACTATCCATTAAGCCACCCGGCTATACCGGTTTGCAGCCTGTTAAAATTGAACCGAATTTTGGCGATGCCACTGTGATAAGAGGTTCAGAAATTGAATTAAACTTGCGTGCTTCAACAGCGTTATTGAAAGCACGAACCATCATCGATTCCCCGCTCCCTGATGTGATTGAAATGAGTGTCCGTTCAGATTCTGCCAAAGTAAAACTTTCTATCCGTGAAAATACCACCTATCGTTTTTTGATTGAAGATAAAAATGAAGTTAAAGGTGAACTTTCTCCGAAGTATCAAATTAAAGCAATAGGTGATAACCCTCCGGAACTAAAAGTTGTAGCACCCTCAACGCCTGAATTCGATATTCCCCAATCAATGAAGCTACCCGTGATTGCAAACCTTCGCGATGACTTCGGCTTCAGTCGTTTCTCTCTTTTTTATCGCAATTCAAAATCAAATTATAAAGAGCCGGAACAGTTTTATTCCGAGTTAATTCTATCACTTGAATCAGCTGAAGGAAGTAAAACAGAAAAGAGAATCAATTACCAATTCGATCTCTCTAAAATTCAAATTTCAGAAGGTGATGAATTAGAATTCTATCTCCAAGTTTGGGATAACGATGCGGTTTTAGGATTTAAATCAGTAAAAAGTGAAACTTTCAAATTAAGACTGCCAACGCTTGATGAACTTTATACTGAAGTCGAAAAAGAAGAGGAAAGCATCTTAAAAAATTTAGATGACAAAATTGAAAAGGCAGCTGAATTGCAACGCGAATTAGAAGCAGTTCAAGATGAACTGCGCCAAAAAGTTCAATCCGATTGGCAAGATCGAAAAGCAATTGAACAAGCGATGCAAAAACAAAAGGAATTGCAAGCGAGCATTGAGGAAGTAAAAAATGAAATGCGTGAGATGCTCTCCAAAGCAGAAGAGCGCGAATTGCTTTCCGAAGAAACATTGAAAGAATATGAAGAGGTTATGAAATTGATGGATGAAGTGAAATCTGCTGAAATTGAAAAGGCAAGGGCTGAAATGGAAAAGGCGCTCTCTCAGATGAATGAACAAAAAATGAGAGAAGCATTAAAAAATTTTTCAATGAATGAAAAGAAATTGAAAGAAGTGCTTGAGCGAACAAAAGAATTGCTTACCCGAAAACAGATTGAGCGCAAAATTGATGAAATGATAACGAGAATGGATGCCCTCTCAGAAAAGCAAGATAAACTCCAACTAAAAACAGAGCGTGAACTTTCACAACCCGCAAAGTCAGAGAAAGTGCAGGAAGAAAAGGCGGCATCCCTTGCTCAAGAGCAAGAAAAATTGAAGCAGGAGTATCAAGAGCTTCAAGCACAAAACGAGGAATTAAAGTCGCTTATGCAATCGTATCCGAAGCAAGATAAACTGCCTACAAAGGAACAGCAGGATTTTGAAGAGGAAATGAAGTTTCAAGATGTCACGCGTGAGATGAATGAAGCAGCAAAAGAAATCAAAGAGAGAAAACTTGAAAGTGCCAAAGAGAAGCAGCAATCTGTACAAGCGAAAATGAAATCTCAAAAAGACCGCCTTGCATCAATGAAAAGGGAAGTCACCAAACAGCGTAAAGAGGAAGTTTTGGATGCAATGCAAAATCTCGCTCATTCTGCTCTTGAACTCTCTTTGGAACAGGAAGAATTACGAGGCAATATTGATGAACCTGATATGAATGCCGGCACGGAAGAAATGCGTCAAAAGGCAGCAGGGCAACAAGAGCTTTTGGAATCACTTCGCCAAATGCAACAATCAATTTCGAATGTTGGAAAAAAATCATCTCAAGTAAGGCAAGAACTTTCAGAATTGCTTCAAAAGGCTGCAAGCCAAATGGAGGCTTCGATTCGTCAATTGGAAAATCGCAACACACCGGCTGCGCAGCTTGAAATGCAATCGGCAATGCAAAACTTGAATGAATTCGCTAGTCGATCCGCGGAAATGATGGCTGCGATGCAAAATCAAGGTCAAGGCGGTGAAGGAGGAGGAGAAGATGGCGAAGATTTGGGCGAATCAATGAATGGTCTCGCGGGCGAACAAGGTAAATTAAATGAACAGACTCAAGAAATGGGAAGTCGAGAAGAGCAAAGCAAGTCCGAAAGAATGTCTCAACTTGCGGCACAACAAATGGCTCTGAAAGAACAGTTGGAAGGAATTCGTCAAAGGCAAAAGCAAAAAGAAGAAAAAGCGTCAAAAGATGGAAAACCTTCCTCACAAGAGCTTTTAGGGAACCTTGATGAACTGGCAAGCGAGATGGAACAAACCGCAAAAGAATTGGCGCAAAATCAATTCAATAAGGAACTTGTTTCACGCCAACAAAAAATTCTAACAAGAATGTTGGAATCAACCCGTTCTCTTCAAAAGCGTGAGGAAGAGGAGCAACGAGAAGCGAAAAGCGCAAAAAGTATCTTTAAACGATCGCCGGCTGAACTGCCAAAAACGCCCCCTCCGAACCGACTCCGAGATGCCCTTAAACGTCTAAAAGAACAGGGCTTTACTGAAGATTATGAAAGAATCATTAGGCGCTATT
Protein-coding regions in this window:
- the rimM gene encoding ribosome maturation factor RimM (Essential for efficient processing of 16S rRNA) — protein: MPFVTIGKIVKTRGLKGEVKVLSETSFPEKFKTRKRLFLGKTETDAVLFEVDSARIQDDFVFLAFKGIDSLEKAEPLLGSTIFLDEREMAKPRRNEAFIHELIGLTVVNEALEPLGVVSNVFNYPSCDSYEIQLEADRSKTILIPALEEFIASVDLQNRKVIVRRFEEFL
- the rpsP gene encoding 30S ribosomal protein S16 produces the protein MVKIRLRKIGRKKLPIYQVVATDIRARRDGKFLEVLGRYEPKLRPQRVTLKEDRVVYWLGVGAQPTVTAQGVLRSTGLLYKMSLQRKGKSEEEIIAEMAKWTARQENRLKKKASRKSIRRKKKKAESSEKAAS
- the ffh gene encoding signal recognition particle protein, with protein sequence MFESLSDKLDLALRKVSGQSKINEVNIGNALRDIKRALLDADVNYNVVKQFIEDVRKRALGNEVIQSVSPSQMIVKIVYDELTLLMGGEKADLNLQTNRIPAVIMVAGLQGSGKTTFSAKLALQLKKKGRNPLLVAADVYRPAAVDQLKTLGASIDIPVFSIEEKDAIKAATKGIEFAKQNARDIVILDTAGRLQIDEEMMSEAAELKRLLSPEEILFVVDSMIGQEAVSTAKAFHDRLDFDGVVLTKMDGDTRGGAALSIKTVVQKPIKFISQGEKVEDLDIFYPERMAQRILGMGDIVSFVEKAQEKLDLKKSEELQKRLLENEFNLEDFLGQIQEIRKMGSLQNIVSMIPGMSKMLPTDQINEKDMKKVEAIIHSMTLEERKKPDVINGSRRIRIAKGSGTSVQDVNALLKQFTEMKKMMKSITKMAKSGRKLTADNMQLGRLLNRS
- the uvrA gene encoding excinuclease ABC subunit UvrA, with the protein product MKEAVKPESNWDVKKGDIFIKGARTHNLRNVDALFPRGKLIVVTGVSGSGKSSLAFDTLYAEGHRRYVESMSSYIRQFLERMPKPDVDYIQGIAPAIAIEQKTISKNPRSTVGTITEIYDYLRLLFARIGKTYAPDTNEMVQKHTPDDVLLQLKIFSEGAKFYVCFPIPHHHDEKDKERTFEEELQTLKQKGFYRLVSSIKAGNELFDLSDPESEKKLLKLTKSEKGQLLIVADRLILRHTEELLSRVSEAVESAFRESYGFCTIRIEINGSYRDLSFSDKFEINGVEYEEPSPQMFAFNSPVGACPKCQGFGRVAGIDEDAVIPNRALALRDGAIVAWSGEKHSKHFFDLIRIAPKYGIDLGTPYSLLPTVAKKMIWEGIPSEKFIGLNAFFKFIEKESLYKMHYRVFLNRFRGYSTCPECGGSRLKKDALYVKIGGKNIADIVQMTISEAIEFFKAIAISPFDREVAKTLLNEIQKRLQYLLEVGLEYLTLDRPANTLSGGESQRINLATSLGSSLVGSIYILDEPSIGLHQRDSARLITILKKLRDIGNTVIVVEHDREIMEAADVILDLGPKAGRLGGELVFHGTHSQILTAQHTLTGKYLRNINELPYPEKRRNVKLSNALEVEGAMENNLKNISVKFPLGVMTCVTGVSGSGKSTLVGDILYLGLLKQKVGTAEKVGTHKALKGGEKVSKVELVDQSPIGRTSRSNPATYLKIFDDIRTLYAQTQVAKLKGWDAGYFSFNIPGGRCETCAGEGSVHVEMQFLADLDIPCEACGGRRYKEETLSAVYKEKSIADVLEMTIAEALSFFSEHKNISKKLQILVDVGLGYLQMGQSGSTLSGGEAQRLKLAYHISSAESKEALFIFDEPTTGLHFDDIQKLLKCFNRLIEQGNTLVIIEHNLDVIKQADWVIDLGPEAGDKGGEIVAEGTPEDIAKARHSLTGAYLNEYLSVKK
- a CDS encoding DUF4175 family protein — encoded protein: MKHLHEEIEITQRLFELWKKMRRRIWETGILQVLMAALVVLFCFGLTEWIFEFGRIGRGFLLILVLTSVASASIYFLFRPLKRFPFNRERMAKLIGNMIPEIGDKLINALQIYQESPENAFSRAALISAYQSASLFNFQAKVYDDRWFRKFGPSVLSLSLFSLLLFLPPIQLSEPLKRILFFYEHFSPPEKFQLKALSGDLEVLAGKEAVLQFTIVSLLEGVDDSPPHEMKIFLVNKDGFSFAEQALIADSSGKFNFKMRSVKEALHYYGVAKLNEKKTITSDTHRIALLQIPSVNFFQLSIKPPGYTGLQPVKIEPNFGDATVIRGSEIELNLRASTALLKARTIIDSPLPDVIEMSVRSDSAKVKLSIRENTTYRFLIEDKNEVKGELSPKYQIKAIGDNPPELKVVAPSTPEFDIPQSMKLPVIANLRDDFGFSRFSLFYRNSKSNYKEPEQFYSELILSLESAEGSKTEKRINYQFDLSKIQISEGDELEFYLQVWDNDAVLGFKSVKSETFKLRLPTLDELYTEVEKEEESILKNLDDKIEKAAELQRELEAVQDELRQKVQSDWQDRKAIEQAMQKQKELQASIEEVKNEMREMLSKAEERELLSEETLKEYEEVMKLMDEVKSAEIEKARAEMEKALSQMNEQKMREALKNFSMNEKKLKEVLERTKELLTRKQIERKIDEMITRMDALSEKQDKLQLKTERELSQPAKSEKVQEEKAASLAQEQEKLKQEYQELQAQNEELKSLMQSYPKQDKLPTKEQQDFEEEMKFQDVTREMNEAAKEIKERKLESAKEKQQSVQAKMKSQKDRLASMKREVTKQRKEEVLDAMQNLAHSALELSLEQEELRGNIDEPDMNAGTEEMRQKAAGQQELLESLRQMQQSISNVGKKSSQVRQELSELLQKAASQMEASIRQLENRNTPAAQLEMQSAMQNLNEFASRSAEMMAAMQNQGQGGEGGGEDGEDLGESMNGLAGEQGKLNEQTQEMGSREEQSKSERMSQLAAQQMALKEQLEGIRQRQKQKEEKASKDGKPSSQELLGNLDELASEMEQTAKELAQNQFNKELVSRQQKILTRMLESTRSLQKREEEEQREAKSAKSIFKRSPAELPKTPPPNRLRDALKRLKEQGFTEDYERIIRRYYEKIDQTL